One window of the Frankiales bacterium genome contains the following:
- a CDS encoding SPFH/Band 7/PHB domain protein, with translation MADIAGGTVAGLVIAALVVIVVLVTLAKAVRIVPQARAGIVERLGRYHRTLVPGLSLLIPYIDRLKPLVDMREQVVSFPPQPVITEDNLVVNIDSVIYFQVTDAKAAMYEIASPITGIEQLTVTTLRNVIGGMDLERTLTSREEINNALRGVLDEATGKWGIRVNRVELKAIDPPSSVQDSMEKQMRAEREKRAQILTAEGTKQSQILTAEGERQSAILRAEGDAQARILRADGEAQAIQKVFDAIHAGDADAQVLAYQYIQALPSLANGTANKVWVIPAELSTAMSNLSQAFGMTTRPAPDAVQAAPEGDAR, from the coding sequence ATCGCGGACATCGCGGGAGGAACGGTGGCGGGACTCGTCATCGCCGCCCTTGTCGTCATCGTCGTGCTCGTCACGCTCGCGAAGGCGGTGCGCATCGTGCCGCAGGCACGTGCGGGCATCGTCGAGCGCCTCGGCCGCTACCACCGCACCCTGGTGCCCGGGCTGTCGCTGCTCATCCCGTACATCGACCGGCTCAAGCCGCTCGTCGACATGCGCGAGCAGGTCGTCTCGTTCCCGCCGCAGCCGGTCATCACCGAGGACAACCTCGTCGTCAACATCGACTCCGTCATCTACTTCCAGGTCACCGACGCCAAGGCCGCGATGTACGAGATCGCGAGCCCCATCACCGGCATCGAGCAGCTCACCGTCACCACGCTGCGCAACGTCATCGGCGGCATGGACCTCGAGCGCACGCTGACCTCGCGCGAGGAGATCAACAACGCGCTGCGCGGCGTCCTCGACGAGGCGACGGGCAAGTGGGGGATCCGGGTCAACCGCGTGGAGCTCAAGGCGATCGACCCGCCCTCGAGCGTGCAGGACTCGATGGAGAAGCAGATGCGCGCCGAGCGGGAGAAGCGCGCGCAGATCCTCACCGCCGAGGGCACCAAGCAGTCGCAGATCCTCACCGCCGAGGGCGAGCGGCAGTCGGCCATCCTGCGGGCCGAGGGCGACGCCCAGGCCCGCATCCTGCGCGCGGACGGCGAGGCCCAGGCCATCCAGAAGGTGTTCGACGCGATCCACGCCGGCGACGCCGACGCGCAGGTGCTGGCCTACCAGTACATCCAGGCGCTGCCGAGCCTGGCGAACGGGACGGCCAACAAGGTCTGGGTGATCCCGGCCGAGCTCTCGACCGCGATGTCGAACCTGAGCCAGGCCTTCGGCATGACGACGCGGCCGGCGCCGGACGCCGTCCAGGCGGCCCCCGAGGGGGACGCGCGCTGA
- a CDS encoding TSUP family transporter translates to MLLAGAGVAAGAVNAAIGSGTLLTYPLLLAAGLPPVVANGTNTTGIAPGNVFGAWGYRREMAGRGRRVAAMAALVGVGAVAGASLVLLLPSSVFEGVVPWLILAACALVLVQPTIVRRLRARGVEPASAPSWLLAPVLVGVGLYGGYFGAAQGIVLIAVLGALYDPDLQRTNAAKQVLQGVANGVAAVVFVVAASVDWGAAVALGVGASIGGMVGAPLARRLPDPVLRGIIVAVGLVAAVVSIVRR, encoded by the coding sequence CTGCTCCTCGCGGGGGCAGGTGTCGCGGCCGGCGCGGTCAACGCCGCCATCGGGAGCGGGACGCTGCTGACCTACCCGCTCCTGCTGGCGGCCGGGCTGCCCCCGGTGGTGGCCAACGGGACCAACACCACGGGGATCGCGCCGGGCAACGTGTTCGGCGCCTGGGGCTACCGGCGCGAGATGGCCGGGCGCGGCCGGCGCGTGGCAGCGATGGCGGCGCTGGTCGGGGTCGGGGCCGTCGCCGGGGCGTCCCTCGTGCTGCTCCTGCCCTCGAGCGTGTTCGAGGGCGTGGTGCCGTGGCTGATCCTCGCCGCCTGCGCGCTCGTCCTGGTCCAGCCCACGATCGTGCGCCGGCTGCGCGCCCGCGGCGTGGAGCCGGCCTCCGCCCCGTCGTGGCTGCTCGCGCCGGTGCTGGTCGGCGTCGGCCTCTACGGCGGCTACTTCGGCGCCGCCCAGGGGATCGTGCTGATCGCGGTGCTCGGCGCGCTCTACGACCCGGACCTCCAGCGCACCAACGCGGCCAAGCAGGTCCTCCAAGGCGTGGCGAACGGGGTCGCCGCCGTGGTCTTCGTCGTCGCGGCGTCGGTCGACTGGGGGGCGGCCGTCGCCCTCGGCGTCGGCGCCTCGATCGGAGGCATGGTGGGCGCGCCGCTGGCCCGCCGGCTCCCGGACCCGGTGCTGCGCGGCATCATCGTGGCCGTGGGACTCGTCGCGGCCGTCGTCAGCATCGTGCGGCGCTGA
- a CDS encoding rRNA methyltransferase, which translates to MAQRVDVVDPHDPRLSDYTGLTDVALRSVREPAEGLFLGEGEKVVRRALAAGYRPRSLLTAAKWLPSLEDALAGHDCPVFVADDDVLRAVTGYRVHRGVLASLERRPLPSLTDLVAPARRVVVLEDLVDHTNVGAVFRNAAALGFDAVVVSPGCADPLYRRSVKVSMGTVLAVPWTRAEAWPDALDTMRHNGFRLVAMSPDPSGTALPAADLRGRVAVLLGTEGDGLSAAALERCDERVRIPMAAGVDSLNVAAASAVVLYAVGAADDMPGLAGSGHG; encoded by the coding sequence GTGGCGCAGCGCGTCGACGTCGTCGACCCCCACGACCCCCGGCTGTCGGACTACACCGGGCTGACGGACGTCGCGCTGCGCTCCGTCCGCGAGCCGGCCGAGGGGCTGTTCCTCGGCGAGGGCGAGAAGGTCGTGCGCCGGGCGCTCGCGGCGGGGTACCGGCCGCGCTCGCTGCTCACCGCGGCGAAGTGGCTGCCCTCGCTCGAGGACGCCCTGGCCGGGCACGACTGCCCGGTCTTCGTGGCCGACGACGACGTGCTGCGCGCCGTCACGGGGTACCGCGTGCACCGCGGGGTGCTGGCGTCGCTGGAGCGGCGCCCGCTGCCGTCGCTCACGGACCTCGTCGCCCCGGCGCGACGGGTGGTGGTTCTCGAGGACCTCGTCGACCACACCAACGTCGGGGCGGTGTTCCGCAACGCGGCGGCGCTGGGGTTCGACGCCGTCGTGGTGAGCCCGGGATGCGCCGACCCCCTCTACCGCCGCAGCGTCAAGGTGTCGATGGGCACCGTCCTCGCCGTGCCCTGGACGCGCGCCGAGGCCTGGCCGGACGCCCTGGACACCATGCGGCACAACGGATTCCGGCTGGTCGCGATGTCGCCGGACCCGTCCGGCACCGCCCTGCCTGCGGCGGACCTGCGCGGCCGGGTGGCCGTGCTGCTGGGCACGGAGGGCGACGGGCTGAGCGCCGCCGCGCTCGAGCGGTGCGACGAGCGCGTGCGCATCCCCATGGCCGCCGGCGTCGACAGCCTCAACGTCGCGGCGGCGAGCGCGGTGGTCCTCTACGCCGTGGGCGCGGCCGACGACATGCCCGGCCTGGCAGGCTCGGGCCATGGCTGA
- a CDS encoding ACT domain-containing protein gives MDLRVLPERLSVCRLPVDAPWPVPGPGAAFYSVTRTEAEVSLVCSEDDAPTGEHVVVEPDWRALEVAGPLDFSMVGVMAALTAPLADVGVSVFVLSTYDTDYVLVHAAALEKAVEALRAAGHAVHAG, from the coding sequence ATGGACCTGCGCGTGCTGCCCGAACGTCTGTCGGTCTGCCGGCTGCCCGTGGACGCCCCCTGGCCCGTGCCGGGCCCCGGCGCGGCGTTCTACTCGGTGACACGCACCGAGGCCGAGGTGTCGCTGGTGTGCTCCGAGGACGACGCACCGACCGGCGAGCACGTCGTCGTCGAGCCGGACTGGCGCGCCCTCGAGGTGGCCGGCCCGCTGGACTTCTCCATGGTGGGCGTCATGGCGGCGCTCACGGCGCCGCTGGCCGACGTCGGCGTCAGCGTGTTCGTGCTCTCCACGTACGACACGGACTACGTGCTGGTGCACGCCGCGGCGCTGGAGAAGGCCGTCGAGGCGCTGCGCGCCGCGGGCCACGCCGTCCACGCCGGCTGA
- a CDS encoding DHA2 family efflux MFS transporter permease subunit yields MPAPRTHWTPMLFIGLGTALIIMDATIVNVSLPSIIRELQITSVDAEWVNAIYSLVFAALLIVAGRLGDRVGRRLMFMSGAVVFGVASMIAARTGDGTALIAARALQGVGGAMMSPTSLSLVNSIYVGRARTIAFAIYGSIIGGMAAVGPLLGGWLTEHHSWRWAFYINVPIVVVIVIGSLIVVPESKDDHFDPGFDVLGAVLSAVGVGALVFALIEGRNYGWTVTTHDSTIAGITWRTGSVSPVLWALVASALCLGLLLLVESRRAAARRSVLLDLSLFRIATFSFGSIAGLIVSLGEFGILFSLPLFLQSVLGYTAFGAGALLATLAIGAFLAGPTAATLAERRSPRFVARLGMVLEVIGILGLGLTMSTSVSGWVISAWLIVYGVGVGYASAQLTSLILADVPRRKSGQASGTQSTARQIGSALGTAVLGTVLFVTLAHATETNLQSVPGLSDDQRASISEAVQETAGTIIPALAEKPGGQAVADAAGEAFATAIRFTAITAAGFVLLGLLATLKLPPDGRREEEAALDAESVEPDPTSA; encoded by the coding sequence ATGCCGGCGCCGCGCACGCACTGGACACCGATGCTGTTCATCGGCCTCGGCACCGCGCTCATCATCATGGACGCGACGATCGTCAACGTCTCGCTGCCCTCCATCATCCGCGAGCTGCAGATCACGTCGGTCGACGCCGAGTGGGTCAACGCCATCTACTCGCTGGTGTTCGCCGCGCTGCTCATCGTGGCCGGCCGTCTCGGTGACCGGGTCGGCCGACGCCTCATGTTCATGTCGGGCGCGGTGGTGTTCGGCGTCGCGAGCATGATCGCCGCTCGAACGGGCGACGGCACCGCCCTGATCGCGGCGCGCGCGCTGCAGGGCGTCGGCGGGGCGATGATGTCGCCGACGTCGCTCTCGCTCGTGAACTCCATCTACGTCGGTCGCGCCCGCACCATCGCGTTCGCGATCTACGGCTCGATCATCGGCGGCATGGCCGCCGTGGGTCCGCTGCTCGGTGGCTGGCTCACCGAGCACCACTCGTGGCGCTGGGCCTTCTACATCAACGTGCCGATCGTGGTCGTGATCGTGATCGGGTCGCTCATCGTCGTCCCGGAGAGCAAGGACGACCACTTCGATCCCGGGTTCGACGTGCTCGGTGCGGTGCTGTCGGCCGTGGGTGTCGGCGCGCTGGTCTTCGCCCTGATCGAGGGTCGCAACTACGGCTGGACGGTGACCACCCACGACTCCACGATCGCCGGGATCACCTGGCGCACGGGGTCGGTCTCACCTGTGCTGTGGGCGCTCGTGGCCTCGGCGCTGTGCCTGGGCCTGCTGCTGCTCGTCGAATCCCGTCGGGCCGCGGCACGCCGTTCGGTGCTGCTGGACCTGTCGCTGTTCCGGATCGCGACGTTCAGCTTCGGCAGCATCGCCGGCCTCATCGTGAGCCTCGGCGAGTTCGGCATCCTCTTCTCGCTGCCGCTGTTCCTCCAGAGCGTGCTCGGCTACACCGCCTTCGGCGCCGGCGCGCTGCTGGCGACCCTGGCGATCGGCGCCTTCCTCGCCGGTCCCACGGCCGCGACGCTGGCGGAGCGGCGCTCGCCGCGCTTCGTGGCGCGGCTGGGCATGGTGCTCGAGGTCATCGGCATCCTGGGCCTGGGCCTGACGATGTCGACGTCGGTCAGCGGCTGGGTCATCTCGGCCTGGCTCATCGTGTACGGCGTCGGCGTCGGCTATGCCAGCGCGCAGCTGACCAGCCTCATCCTGGCCGACGTGCCCCGGCGCAAGAGCGGCCAGGCGAGCGGCACGCAGAGCACCGCGCGTCAGATCGGGTCGGCGCTGGGCACGGCCGTCCTCGGCACGGTGCTGTTCGTCACCCTCGCGCACGCCACCGAGACCAACCTGCAGAGCGTGCCCGGGCTCAGCGACGACCAGCGCGCATCGATCAGCGAGGCGGTCCAGGAGACGGCCGGCACGATCATCCCGGCCCTGGCCGAGAAGCCGGGTGGCCAGGCCGTCGCCGACGCCGCAGGGGAGGCGTTCGCCACCGCCATCCGCTTCACGGCGATCACCGCAGCAGGGTTCGTGCTGCTCGGGCTGCTGGCCACGCTCAAGCTGCCGCCGGACGGGCGGCGCGAGGAGGAGGCGGCCCTCGACGCCGAGAGCGTCGAGCCCGACCCCACGAGCGCCTGA
- a CDS encoding ATP-binding cassette domain-containing protein gives MSDVLRFLDVEVVRGGSRIVAGVSWDVAEGERWVVLGPNGAGKTTLLALAATLMHPTRGTVEVLDEPLGRTDVFELRPRIGLASAALAERIPPQERVADVVVTAAYAVTGRWREGYEGGDHARAAALLDQLGVGALADRTFGTLSEGERKRVQVARALMTDPELLLLDEPAAGLDLGGREDLVRRLGEIAADDEAPTTVLVTHHVEEIPVGFTHALLLRQGSAVAQGPVDEVLTAENLGATFGLALEVERRGERWSARAR, from the coding sequence GTGAGCGACGTCCTGCGGTTCCTCGACGTCGAGGTCGTGCGCGGCGGCTCGCGCATCGTCGCCGGCGTGTCCTGGGACGTCGCGGAGGGGGAGCGCTGGGTGGTGCTCGGGCCCAACGGCGCGGGCAAGACCACCCTGCTCGCCCTGGCCGCCACGCTCATGCACCCCACCCGCGGCACCGTCGAGGTGCTCGACGAGCCGCTCGGGCGCACGGACGTCTTCGAGCTGCGGCCGCGCATCGGCCTGGCCAGCGCCGCCCTCGCCGAGCGCATCCCGCCGCAGGAGCGGGTGGCCGACGTCGTCGTGACGGCGGCGTACGCCGTGACCGGGCGCTGGCGCGAGGGCTACGAGGGCGGCGACCACGCCCGCGCCGCGGCCCTCCTCGACCAGCTGGGGGTCGGCGCGCTGGCCGACCGCACCTTCGGGACCCTCAGCGAGGGCGAGCGCAAGCGGGTGCAGGTCGCCCGCGCGCTCATGACCGACCCCGAGCTGCTGCTGCTCGACGAGCCCGCCGCCGGCCTCGACCTCGGCGGCCGCGAGGACCTCGTGCGCCGCCTCGGCGAGATCGCCGCCGACGACGAGGCGCCCACGACGGTGCTCGTGACCCACCACGTCGAGGAGATCCCGGTCGGGTTCACCCACGCCCTGCTGCTGCGGCAGGGGAGCGCGGTGGCCCAGGGCCCGGTGGACGAGGTGCTCACCGCCGAGAACCTGGGCGCCACCTTCGGCCTGGCCCTCGAGGTCGAGCGGCGCGGCGAGCGCTGGTCGGCCCGCGCGCGCTGA
- a CDS encoding RES domain-containing protein, which yields MSPERAPIATPLADGASWWRVADASWDDPLDPTWAGRVGGRWNAPGAGPTLYLNEDVRTARAQLPRLLVGTAIDVEDLRDDAPYVLVEVTLPGRQRVADAVSDTGLASLGLPRTYPRRRDGRYVPWRPCQTAGRAVREAGLRGVHARSAATPDGSGRELAWFPARGATAHSRGAALPFAAWRHADPSEA from the coding sequence ATGAGCCCCGAGCGCGCGCCCATCGCGACGCCGCTGGCCGACGGCGCCTCCTGGTGGCGGGTCGCGGACGCGTCGTGGGACGACCCGCTCGACCCCACCTGGGCCGGCCGGGTGGGCGGTCGCTGGAACGCCCCGGGGGCCGGCCCCACGCTGTACCTCAACGAGGACGTGCGAACGGCGCGCGCCCAGCTGCCCCGCCTGCTCGTGGGCACGGCGATCGACGTCGAGGACCTGCGCGACGACGCGCCCTACGTGCTCGTCGAGGTGACCCTTCCCGGCCGACAGCGCGTCGCCGACGCCGTGAGCGACACCGGCCTCGCGTCTCTCGGCCTGCCGCGGACCTACCCGCGGCGCCGGGACGGCAGGTACGTGCCCTGGCGCCCCTGCCAGACCGCGGGACGCGCGGTGCGCGAGGCCGGCCTGCGCGGGGTGCACGCCCGCTCGGCCGCCACCCCCGACGGCTCGGGCCGCGAGCTCGCCTGGTTCCCGGCCCGCGGCGCGACGGCGCACAGCCGGGGCGCCGCGCTGCCGTTCGCGGCCTGGCGCCACGCCGACCCGTCCGAGGCCTGA
- a CDS encoding DedA family protein has product MLGSLDQLLTENAWIVYSVVAALVFVEDALFVGFVVPGETAAVLGGVSASRGHVSLVAMCAVVVVAAIVGDSVGYEVGRRFGPRLLETRPLRRHQERLGDAQDFLARRGGAAVFLGRFVAFFRAVMPALAGLARMPYRRFLPYNAAGGLVWGVAFVVLGYVAGNSYARVEAVVGRDLAIGVAIVVVVAVVVWRVRRSRRESRSENSREDSREAG; this is encoded by the coding sequence GTGCTCGGTTCCCTGGATCAGCTGCTCACCGAGAACGCCTGGATCGTGTACTCCGTCGTCGCGGCCCTGGTGTTCGTCGAGGACGCCCTGTTCGTCGGCTTCGTCGTGCCCGGCGAGACCGCGGCGGTGCTCGGCGGCGTGTCGGCCAGCCGCGGGCACGTGTCGCTCGTGGCGATGTGCGCCGTCGTGGTCGTCGCCGCGATCGTGGGCGACAGCGTGGGCTACGAGGTGGGCCGCCGCTTCGGCCCCCGGCTCCTGGAGACCCGGCCGCTGCGCCGTCACCAGGAGCGGCTGGGTGACGCGCAGGACTTCCTGGCCCGACGCGGTGGTGCCGCGGTGTTCCTCGGCCGGTTCGTGGCGTTCTTCCGCGCCGTCATGCCGGCGCTGGCGGGCCTCGCCCGCATGCCCTACCGCCGGTTCCTCCCCTACAACGCCGCCGGCGGCCTGGTGTGGGGCGTGGCGTTCGTGGTGCTCGGCTACGTCGCGGGGAACTCCTACGCGCGTGTCGAGGCCGTGGTGGGGCGCGACCTCGCGATCGGCGTGGCCATCGTCGTGGTGGTCGCCGTCGTCGTCTGGCGCGTGCGCCGCTCCCGCCGGGAGAGCAGGAGCGAGAACAGCCGCGAGGACAGCCGCGAGGCGGGCTGA
- a CDS encoding NfeD family protein — protein sequence MDAWVWWLIATAVLVVGEMLTTSLVLAMIAGGTAAAGVVAAIGGGPAVQVAAFALVSLALLVGVRPVARRHLRTPFALRTGVASLVGSEAEVVAEVDGRDGRIKLSGEVWSARAYDGQSSYAAGTVVHVVEISGATALVA from the coding sequence ATGGACGCCTGGGTCTGGTGGCTCATCGCCACGGCGGTGCTCGTGGTCGGCGAGATGCTGACGACGAGCCTCGTGCTGGCGATGATCGCGGGCGGCACGGCCGCCGCGGGCGTGGTGGCCGCGATCGGCGGCGGACCCGCGGTGCAGGTGGCCGCGTTCGCGCTCGTCTCGCTCGCCCTGCTCGTCGGGGTGCGCCCCGTCGCCCGCCGCCACCTGCGCACGCCGTTCGCGCTGCGCACCGGCGTCGCCTCCCTGGTGGGGTCGGAGGCCGAGGTCGTCGCCGAGGTCGACGGCCGCGACGGACGCATCAAGCTCTCCGGCGAGGTCTGGTCGGCCCGCGCCTACGACGGTCAGAGCAGCTACGCCGCCGGCACGGTCGTCCATGTCGTCGAGATCTCCGGAGCCACGGCGCTCGTCGCCTGA
- a CDS encoding histidine phosphatase family protein, which yields MAETTGRILVLRHGETEWSRERRHTGRTDLPLTPEGEAAARAAGERLAGWRGAVVLCSPLQRARRTAELAGLAATVDDDLVEWDYGAAEGRTTAEMRREVPGWTVWTAGAELGESIDEVARRAARVLDRCRPVLAGGRDVVLVAHAHLLRILAVTWIEQPPTTAAHLVLGATGTGVLADDLGIPVLESWNP from the coding sequence ATGGCTGAGACCACCGGCAGGATCCTCGTGCTCCGCCACGGCGAGACGGAGTGGAGCCGCGAGCGCCGCCACACCGGGCGCACGGACCTGCCGCTCACGCCCGAGGGCGAGGCGGCCGCACGCGCGGCGGGGGAGCGGCTGGCGGGCTGGCGCGGGGCGGTGGTGCTGTGCAGCCCGCTGCAGCGGGCGAGGCGCACCGCCGAGCTCGCCGGCCTGGCCGCGACGGTCGACGACGACCTCGTCGAGTGGGACTACGGCGCGGCCGAGGGACGCACCACGGCGGAGATGCGCCGCGAGGTGCCCGGCTGGACGGTCTGGACCGCGGGCGCGGAGCTGGGGGAGAGCATCGACGAGGTCGCCCGGCGGGCCGCACGCGTGCTGGACCGCTGCCGGCCGGTCCTCGCCGGCGGGCGCGACGTCGTCCTCGTCGCCCACGCGCACCTGCTGCGCATCCTCGCCGTGACGTGGATCGAGCAGCCGCCCACCACGGCGGCGCACCTGGTGCTGGGTGCGACCGGCACCGGCGTCCTCGCCGACGACCTCGGCATCCCCGTGCTCGAGTCCTGGAACCCCTGA
- the serB gene encoding phosphoserine phosphatase SerB, translating into MAPEPDLDPDDVPRTLLVTVTGPDRPGVTALVCSALAAHEVDVVDVEQVVIRGRLTLGILVAPAASLQHGAVLELEAAGRTAVAALEGTGMDAEVTLGAAEHDVRRRGRLLVTVLGHPLAPAALSGLASSISAEGGNIERIVRTAAYPVTAIELTVGGADLRALRDALTAESSSLGVDVAVQPAGMRGRGTYLVVMDVDSTLIQDEVIELIARRAGREDEVRGITERAMCGELDFAGSLHERVALLAGVPVSALDEVRQDVRLTPGARTLVRTLTRLGFRVAVVSGGFAEVVRPLAAELGIHHVRANSLEVADGRLTGRVLGPVVDRAGKAAALREIAALDGIPLERTIAIGDGANDLDMLSTAGLGVAFNAKPVVRAQAHTGITVPFLDPVLYLLGITREEVEAADAAAGTPTPAPPVPPGRG; encoded by the coding sequence ATGGCGCCCGAGCCCGACCTCGACCCCGACGACGTCCCCCGCACGCTGCTGGTCACCGTCACCGGCCCCGACCGGCCGGGAGTGACCGCCCTCGTGTGCTCCGCGCTCGCGGCGCACGAGGTCGACGTCGTCGACGTGGAGCAGGTGGTGATCCGGGGCCGGCTCACCCTGGGGATCCTGGTCGCGCCCGCCGCGTCGCTGCAGCACGGGGCCGTGCTCGAGCTCGAGGCGGCCGGGCGCACCGCCGTGGCCGCCCTCGAGGGGACCGGCATGGACGCCGAGGTGACGCTGGGCGCGGCCGAGCACGACGTCCGGCGCCGCGGCCGCCTGCTCGTCACGGTGCTCGGCCACCCGCTGGCCCCGGCGGCGCTGAGCGGCCTGGCGAGCAGCATCTCGGCCGAGGGCGGCAACATCGAGCGGATCGTGCGCACGGCCGCCTACCCCGTGACCGCGATCGAGCTGACGGTCGGCGGCGCGGACCTGCGCGCCCTGCGCGACGCGCTGACCGCCGAGTCGTCGTCCCTCGGCGTGGACGTCGCGGTGCAGCCGGCGGGGATGCGGGGCCGGGGCACGTACCTCGTGGTGATGGACGTCGACTCGACGCTCATCCAGGACGAGGTGATCGAGCTCATCGCCCGCCGCGCCGGGCGCGAGGACGAGGTGCGCGGCATCACCGAGCGCGCGATGTGCGGCGAGCTCGACTTCGCCGGGTCGCTGCACGAGCGCGTCGCCCTGCTGGCGGGCGTGCCCGTCTCCGCGCTCGACGAGGTCCGCCAGGACGTGCGCCTGACCCCCGGCGCGCGGACGCTGGTGCGGACGCTGACCCGGCTCGGCTTCCGGGTCGCCGTGGTGTCCGGCGGCTTCGCCGAGGTGGTGCGCCCGCTCGCGGCCGAGCTCGGCATCCACCACGTGCGGGCCAACTCCCTCGAGGTCGCGGACGGCCGGCTCACCGGCCGGGTGCTCGGGCCGGTCGTCGACCGGGCCGGGAAGGCCGCCGCGCTGCGCGAGATCGCGGCGCTGGACGGGATCCCGCTCGAGCGCACGATCGCCATCGGCGACGGCGCCAACGACCTCGACATGCTCTCGACGGCCGGGCTCGGCGTGGCCTTCAACGCCAAGCCGGTGGTGCGGGCGCAGGCCCACACCGGGATCACCGTGCCGTTCCTCGACCCGGTGCTCTACCTGCTCGGCATCACGCGCGAGGAGGTCGAGGCGGCCGACGCCGCCGCCGGCACGCCCACCCCGGCACCGCCGGTGCCGCCGGGCCGCGGCTGA
- a CDS encoding monooxygenase — protein MRRLPVVVACAALVAACSAAPGPTPPPSAPPATTSAPGSATSAPGPSSATPAASAPALPPPTTPLRAHERFLTVGVADDLPGRVYAPAAPAGGTDDYRCFLADPHLVAPAFVTGVQFLPGNPAVVHHSILFRVDPDQVAAAQAKDDADPRPGWECFGGPGLPSRSANPLDALDSAPWLAGWAPGGRESLFGRGTGVPVPAGSRIVIQMHYNLRDVGTAPVTDSTHVRLRVSDDAGLTPLRTMLLPAPVELPCLPGETGPLCDRQAALADVVARFGPGSARTVAGLQLLCGGSFVAPRAGSVQSCTRYLREPVTVRAAAGHMHLLGRSITVVANAGTPRERTILDIPVWDFDNQSARPLRTPLRLRAGDTITVTCRHDARLRTQLPALADLPPRYVVWGEGTTDEMCLGILITS, from the coding sequence ATGCGCCGCCTGCCTGTCGTCGTGGCCTGCGCCGCGCTCGTGGCGGCGTGCTCCGCGGCCCCCGGGCCGACGCCGCCGCCCTCGGCCCCGCCCGCCACCACGTCCGCGCCGGGCAGCGCCACGTCCGCGCCGGGTCCGTCCTCGGCCACGCCTGCGGCGTCGGCACCTGCACTCCCTCCGCCCACGACGCCGCTGCGGGCGCACGAGCGGTTCCTCACCGTCGGCGTCGCCGACGACCTGCCCGGCCGCGTCTACGCCCCCGCGGCGCCCGCCGGCGGGACCGACGACTACCGCTGCTTCCTCGCCGACCCCCACCTGGTGGCACCCGCGTTCGTCACCGGCGTGCAGTTCTTGCCGGGCAACCCGGCCGTGGTGCACCACTCGATCCTGTTCCGGGTCGACCCCGACCAGGTGGCCGCGGCGCAGGCCAAGGACGACGCCGACCCGCGCCCGGGCTGGGAGTGCTTCGGCGGCCCGGGGCTGCCGTCGCGCTCGGCCAACCCCCTCGACGCGCTCGACTCCGCGCCCTGGCTCGCGGGCTGGGCGCCCGGCGGCCGCGAGTCGCTGTTCGGCCGCGGCACCGGCGTGCCCGTGCCGGCGGGCAGCCGCATCGTGATCCAGATGCACTACAACCTGCGCGACGTGGGCACCGCGCCGGTCACGGACTCCACGCACGTGCGCCTGCGGGTGTCCGACGACGCGGGCCTGACGCCGCTGCGCACCATGCTGCTGCCCGCTCCGGTGGAGCTGCCGTGCCTGCCCGGCGAGACCGGCCCGCTCTGCGACCGCCAGGCCGCGCTGGCCGACGTCGTCGCCCGGTTCGGGCCGGGCTCCGCGCGCACGGTGGCCGGCCTCCAGCTGCTCTGCGGGGGCTCGTTCGTCGCCCCGAGGGCAGGGTCCGTGCAGAGCTGCACGCGCTACCTGCGCGAGCCCGTGACCGTGCGCGCCGCGGCCGGCCACATGCACCTGCTGGGCCGGTCGATCACCGTCGTCGCGAACGCGGGCACCCCGCGCGAGCGCACGATCCTCGACATCCCGGTGTGGGACTTCGACAACCAGTCCGCCCGGCCCCTGCGCACGCCGTTGCGGCTGCGCGCGGGCGACACGATCACCGTCACCTGCCGGCACGACGCGCGCCTGCGCACGCAGCTGCCCGCGCTGGCCGACCTGCCCCCGCGCTACGTGGTGTGGGGGGAGGGGACCACCGACGAGATGTGCCTCGGCATCCTCATCACGAGCTGA